Below is a genomic region from Prolixibacteraceae bacterium.
CACCGTATTGGGAATTTCATCTTGATATTCATGATGTATTATTTGAGCCATACCGACAAGGTATTTTGCTTTGTTGTTTGGAAATGAAATTGATTTTATGAATTCAAAAATCTCGAACACTTCTGCCTGTGCCATTTTCTCGGCATTGGGGTAGGCTTGAAAAAGAGCTGGAGTCACCATGTTAACTCGTTTATCTGTGCATTGAGCAGAGAGTATTACAGCTACTAATAATTCAAAAGGCGTTCTATAGTCTAATTCTGTTTCAGCGATAGGCATATTGGTCTGAAACCATTCTATAATCTGATTGTATCTCTCTCTCTTATTCATCATTCTTGGTTTTGGGTAAATGACACAAAATAATATTATTTAAAGCATCTTCTTAAACAATTAAAAAGTGATTTGTGTTTATCTTATATAACAATGATACAAACATATTTTGAAATCGCATAAAAAGAGTGTCACTATTCATAAGTGACAATTGTTAAGAGATCACTTGTACGTTGTTAATGATTATTTAAAATAAAACCAAGGTCTGTTTTTGGTTCGATTTTTGATTTTATGAGAATGTGTAATGATGATATTAAATTGATGTAGGTATGAAAAAGAGATTAAAACGATTAGTTTATGTGGTATTGACATTAATGATTTTTCTATTGTGTGATGGTAATGTGTTTAGTCAAGAGACTACCACTACAGCACCTCCCGCATCTAATGCTGTATCAACACCTACCTTAGTGTTAGAGTCTGGAACTGTAATCCCTATCAAGTTGTCTTCTATGTTGGTGGCATCTGGTAGTCAGCCTGGGACCAAATTCGCTGGTGTTGTTTCGATGGATGTTATTGCTAGCGATGGCTCTGTTTTACCACAAAATTGTAAAGTGCAAGGTGTTATTGTTTCTGCTAAAAAAGGTGGAAGGTTGGCAGGATCTGCAGAGATTGTTTTGAAGTTAACCTTTATACAATATGAGAAAAAATACCATCCTGTGACAACCTTTGCATTGGCATTGTCGACTGAGAAGGCAGGAAAAGAGACCATAAGAAAAGCTGGTGCTGGTGCAGCAATCGGTGCAGCATTTAATGGTGGAACGGGAGCTGGTCGAGGAGCAGCTGTTATGGGTGGACTTCAATTATTGTCACATAATGGAGATATGAAAGTACCCGCTGGCTATGTTTTGAATTTCAAATTAGATAAAGAGTTGAAATTTTAAAAATTATTATTGTGAGAAATGTATTAGTATTATTATCTGTATTTATTGTTTTGCCACTTATGGGGCAAAGAGTGGTGCGTCGTACAACTGTTGTTAGACCAAGTTATAATAGGGTTGTTGTAACACCTCCTAGAAGAACTGTTATCGTGCATACGCCTCCTAGGCATGTTGTTGTAACGAGACCTCCAATTTATAGAGGCCCTTCGTATTGGGGACCGTATTGGCATCCTGTAGGTTTTTATCTACCTGTTTTACCTGCTGCATGTGTTATGATGTATGTGAATAGCGTCCCTTATTACTATAATGAAGGCGTATATTATCAGAAATCAGGATCACAGTATAAAGTGACTGAAGCTCCAATAGGTGCTATTGTCTCTTCTCTACCCGATAATTGTTCTACTTTTGATTATCAGGGGAGTACATATTATTATTTTGCCGGGACTTATTACTTGAAAATTAAAAAGAAGAAATTTAAAGTGGTTAAGGCTCCAATTGGAGTCATGGTGACAGAGTTGCCTGAAGGAACAAAGACTGTAAAGCAGGGAGGTACGACATATTATGCGTGTCATGGAGCATATTATCGTCCTGAAGCAGTTGGTGACCAGGTGCATTATGTGGTTGTTCCAAACCCCTCTGGCGAAATACTAAAACAAGTACCTGAAGGAGCAGTAGTTGTTAAAAAAGATGGTGACTCGTATTATGAGTCTTCAGGTAAATACTACAAGGCTGTGGTTCATGATGGAGAAGTCGTTTATAAGCAAGTTTTCTTTTAAGCTATCTCTAGAATCGGTTTTAGATCATCGACCTTATTTGAAAAAGAGATTGTCTATGCATTACAGACAATCTCTTTTGTTTTTTATAGCTCAGATGAATGTCTCATATAGCTCTCATTTGCTCTGTCCCCACAGAATTCGTTTTCGTTCTTTTGAGTTTCATTAATGTTGTTATTCATTTGTAATAAAAAGTTTTGAATAGAAAGATCCAATTTCCTATTAATGTTTCGAAATACCCATTTTTTTAT
It encodes:
- the nth gene encoding endonuclease III — its product is MNKRERYNQIIEWFQTNMPIAETELDYRTPFELLVAVILSAQCTDKRVNMVTPALFQAYPNAEKMAQAEVFEIFEFIKSISFPNNKAKYLVGMAQIIHHEYQDEIPNTVTELIKLPGVGRKTANVIVSVIFDKPAMAVDTHVFRVSERLGLSYRSKTPLETEKQLVKHIPLELLPIAHHWLILHGRYTCVARKPKCDQCGLTQWCKWHAREHKKPK
- a CDS encoding DUF6515 family protein; translation: MRNVLVLLSVFIVLPLMGQRVVRRTTVVRPSYNRVVVTPPRRTVIVHTPPRHVVVTRPPIYRGPSYWGPYWHPVGFYLPVLPAACVMMYVNSVPYYYNEGVYYQKSGSQYKVTEAPIGAIVSSLPDNCSTFDYQGSTYYYFAGTYYLKIKKKKFKVVKAPIGVMVTELPEGTKTVKQGGTTYYACHGAYYRPEAVGDQVHYVVVPNPSGEILKQVPEGAVVVKKDGDSYYESSGKYYKAVVHDGEVVYKQVFF